A window of Phycodurus eques isolate BA_2022a chromosome 5, UOR_Pequ_1.1, whole genome shotgun sequence contains these coding sequences:
- the cav1 gene encoding caveolin-1: MAGGLKSTEPEEEFVRSPFIRKQGNIYKPNNKKQTQQDGGDMDNDSLNEKSMMDDVHTKEIDLVNRDPKHINDDVVKVDFVDVIAEPAGTYSFDGVWKASFTTFTVTKYWCYRLLTALVGIPLALVWGIFFAILSFVHIWAVVPCIKSYLIEIHCVSRVYSICVHTFCDPLFEAMGKCFSNVRISTTKEV; this comes from the exons ATGGCAGGAGGACTGAAGAGCACCGAGCCTGAGGAG GAGTTTGTGCGCTCGCCCTTCATCCGAAAGCAAGGCAACATTTACAAGCCCAACAACAAGAAGCAAACGCAGCAGGACGGCGGCGACATGGACAACGACAGCCTCAACGAGAAGTCCATGATGGACGACGTGCACACCAAGGAGATCGACCTGGTCAACCGAGACCCCAAGCACATCAACGACGACGTGGTCAAg gtggACTTCGTGGACGTGATCGCGGAGCCAGCGGGCACGTACAGCTTCGACGGCGTGTGGAAGGCCAGCTTCACCACCTTCACCGTCACCAAGTACTGGTGCTACCGCCTGCTGACGGCACTGGTGGGCATTCCGCTGGCGCTGGTGTGGGGCATCTTCTTTGCCATCCTGTCCTTTGTGCACATCTGGGCAGTGGTGCCCTGCATCAAGAGCTACCTGATCGAGATCCACTGCGTTAGCCGCGTCTACTCCATCTGCGTGCACACCTTCTGCGACCCGCTCTTCGAGGCCATGGGAAAGTGTTTCAGCAACGTGCGGATCAGCACCACCAAGGAGGTGTAG
- the cav2 gene encoding caveolin-2, which yields MGAEKEKSDTSIVVDEDEFNRSVVPMLARKEDRLPSAHEDRDPDDVNAHLKVGFDDVIAEPASARTFDRVWICSHATFEVVKLGLYRLLGALLAVPLAFLLGLVFAVLSLVRIWLVMPGIRSFLVVLPSLQLVWTSLTNTLVAPFFRSLGTGSSSVHVQHADQ from the exons ATGGGTGCGGAGAAGGAGAAGTCGGACACGAGCATCGTGGTGGACGAGGACGAGTTCAACAGGTCAGTCGTACCCATGCTGGCCCGGAAGGAGGACCGGTTGCCGTCCGCGCACGAAGACCGAGACCCCGACGACGTCAACGCGCACCTcaag GTGGGCTTCGATGATGTCATCGCCGAGCCGGCATCCGCTCGGACCTTCGACCGGGTTTGGATTTGCAGCCACGCCACTTTCGAGGTGGTCAAATTGGGCCTGTACCGGCTTCTCGGGGCGCTGTTGGCCGTGCCCCTCGCCTTCCTCCTCGGACTCGTCTTCGCCGTTCTCAGCCTCGTGCGCATCTG GCTGGTGATGCCGGGCATCCGGAGCTTCCTGGTGGTTCTGCCGTCCCTGCAGCTGGTGTGGACGAGCCTGACGAACACGTTGGTGGCGCCGTTCTTCCGCAGCCTGGGCACGGGCTCGTCCTCTGTCCACGTGCAGCACGCGGACCAATGA